One Bacillus sp. FJAT-52991 genomic region harbors:
- a CDS encoding AzlC family ABC transporter permease, with amino-acid sequence MEVAQEERLTFVQGVKDCIPTLLGYISIGFAAGVVGMASGLSVMEIALMSALVYAGAAQFIICGMLATASPPSAIIFTAFIVNLRHFLLSATLAPYFSQYSLLKNAGIGSLVTDESFGVAASRIFSSKPVNDRWMNGLNLTAYITWIVSCVVGAVLGKWVSDPEKFGLDFALTAMFVALLVLQLDSLKRSQLTHYLCLILTMVVCMYVLSIFLSIDLAVILSTIIVATIGVVTSK; translated from the coding sequence TTGGAGGTCGCCCAAGAAGAAAGGTTAACTTTTGTACAGGGAGTGAAAGATTGTATTCCGACGTTACTAGGGTACATAAGCATTGGATTTGCCGCAGGGGTTGTGGGCATGGCTTCGGGACTAAGTGTGATGGAAATTGCTTTAATGTCCGCCCTTGTTTACGCAGGAGCTGCACAATTTATTATTTGTGGCATGTTAGCAACAGCTAGTCCCCCATCGGCCATCATCTTTACCGCATTTATTGTGAACTTACGTCATTTTTTATTAAGTGCCACATTAGCTCCTTATTTTTCGCAATATTCTTTACTTAAAAATGCAGGCATTGGGTCCCTTGTGACGGATGAATCATTCGGTGTGGCTGCAAGCAGAATTTTCAGCTCCAAACCAGTGAATGATCGTTGGATGAATGGACTGAATCTGACCGCTTATATTACTTGGATCGTCTCTTGTGTCGTTGGAGCGGTTCTTGGCAAATGGGTATCTGATCCTGAAAAATTTGGATTGGATTTTGCGTTGACCGCGATGTTTGTTGCTTTACTTGTTTTGCAGCTGGATAGTTTAAAACGTTCACAGTTAACACATTATTTATGTTTAATTTTGACGATGGTCGTTTGTATGTATGTTTTATCTATTTTTCTATCCATTGATCTAGCTGTCATTTTATCTACGATTATTGTTGCAACGATTGGTGTGGTGACGAGTAAATGA
- a CDS encoding ABC-F family ATP-binding cassette domain-containing protein produces MITVQDVSLRFGDKKLFEDINIKFTPGNCYGLIGANGAGKSTFLKILSGDLESQTGHVSMAPGARMAVLKQNHFEYEEHEVLKTVIMGHARLYEVMQEKDAIYMKEDFSDEDGMRAAELEGEFAELNGWEAESEAAILLKGLGVSEDLHTKTMAELTGSEKVKVLLAQALFGKPDVLLLDEPTNHLDIQAIQWLEEFLINFENTVIVVSHDRHFLNKVCTHIADLDFGKIQIYVGNYDFWYESSQLALKLAQDANKKKEEKIKDLQAFVARFSANASKSKQATSRKKLLDKITLDDIKPSSRKYPYVHFKPEREIGNDLLRVDSLTKTIDGVKVLDNISFIMNKDDKVALVGTNELAKSTLFKILAGEMEPDSGSYKWGVTTSQSYFPKDNSEYFEGSELNLVEWLRQYSPEDESESFLRGFLGRMLFSGEEALKKASVLSGGEKVRCMLSKMMLSGANVLLLDEPTNHLDLESITAVNNGLVNFKGSMIFASHDHQFIQTIANRIMDITPSGLVDKEMTYDEYLEDTELQKQVKEMYQVAK; encoded by the coding sequence TTGATTACAGTACAAGACGTTAGCTTACGTTTCGGCGATAAAAAGCTGTTTGAAGACATTAATATTAAATTCACACCAGGCAATTGCTACGGATTAATCGGCGCAAATGGTGCGGGAAAATCCACTTTCTTGAAAATTTTATCAGGAGATCTTGAATCTCAAACCGGTCATGTGTCCATGGCACCAGGTGCTCGCATGGCTGTGTTAAAACAGAATCACTTCGAGTATGAAGAACATGAAGTGTTAAAAACCGTCATTATGGGCCACGCTCGCCTTTATGAAGTGATGCAGGAAAAAGATGCGATCTATATGAAAGAGGACTTCTCCGATGAAGATGGCATGAGAGCCGCTGAACTAGAAGGTGAATTTGCGGAATTAAATGGTTGGGAAGCGGAATCAGAAGCCGCGATTCTTTTAAAAGGTCTTGGTGTATCCGAAGACCTTCATACGAAGACAATGGCGGAGCTGACAGGTTCTGAAAAAGTGAAAGTATTGCTTGCTCAAGCCCTATTTGGTAAGCCGGATGTTTTATTACTAGATGAGCCGACGAACCACTTGGACATTCAAGCGATTCAATGGTTAGAAGAATTTTTGATCAACTTTGAGAATACCGTCATCGTTGTTTCCCATGACCGTCACTTCTTAAACAAAGTATGTACGCATATCGCTGACCTTGACTTTGGGAAGATCCAAATCTATGTCGGTAACTACGACTTCTGGTATGAGTCTAGCCAATTGGCGTTAAAATTAGCGCAAGATGCGAACAAGAAAAAAGAAGAAAAGATTAAAGATTTGCAAGCCTTTGTTGCTCGCTTTAGTGCGAATGCGTCTAAATCCAAGCAAGCGACATCTCGTAAAAAATTATTAGATAAAATTACACTAGATGATATTAAGCCTTCTTCTCGTAAATATCCTTACGTGCATTTTAAACCGGAGCGTGAAATCGGAAATGATCTCCTTCGTGTAGACAGCTTAACGAAAACGATTGATGGCGTGAAAGTGCTTGATAACATTAGCTTTATTATGAATAAAGATGATAAAGTCGCGCTCGTTGGTACAAACGAATTAGCGAAATCAACGTTGTTTAAAATTTTAGCTGGTGAAATGGAGCCAGACAGCGGGTCTTATAAATGGGGCGTCACAACAAGTCAGTCGTATTTCCCGAAAGATAACAGCGAATATTTTGAAGGATCTGAGCTGAACCTTGTTGAATGGTTACGTCAATATTCGCCTGAAGATGAAAGTGAAAGCTTCCTTCGTGGGTTCTTAGGACGTATGCTCTTCTCCGGTGAAGAAGCGCTGAAAAAAGCAAGCGTCTTATCTGGGGGCGAAAAAGTTCGCTGCATGCTGTCAAAAATGATGCTTTCTGGAGCGAACGTTCTTCTTCTAGATGAACCAACGAACCACTTAGACCTTGAATCGATTACGGCTGTCAATAACGGATTAGTCAACTTCAAAGGGTCAATGATCTTCGCTTCTCATGACCATCAGTTCATTCAAACGATCGCTAACCGCATCATGGACATTACACCAAGCGGTCTTGTTGATAAAGAAATGACATATGATGAGTATTTAGAAGATACGGAATTACAAAAGCAAGTGAAAGAAATGTATCAAGTAGCGAAATAA
- a CDS encoding GNAT family N-acetyltransferase, giving the protein MIRKLSKNDHESVMELIGNKPAENLFIIGDIEAYGYDSDIQDIWGQFQNGKLIAVLLRYDQNYIPYSEQQYDVKGFAEIINSNPNRIEISGLKHLIEPLQSFINREVRQYSETFYAKCTALSYKVDEEKIKKASFLHPSEYIENIEMLTAIPEFATGNFSVATRERAEQYKTGRTYIVRNEQGMMVASASSTAENSQSAMIVGVGTRPKFERRGFATLCMEKLCSELLAEGKSLCLFYNNPAAGNIYKRLGFKDIGLWTMIRYESL; this is encoded by the coding sequence ATGATTCGTAAGTTGAGTAAAAATGATCATGAATCAGTAATGGAACTAATCGGAAATAAACCAGCAGAAAACTTATTTATAATTGGTGATATTGAAGCATATGGTTACGATTCTGATATTCAAGATATTTGGGGGCAATTTCAAAACGGTAAATTAATTGCTGTATTATTGCGATATGACCAAAATTATATCCCATATAGTGAGCAACAATATGATGTAAAAGGATTTGCAGAAATTATCAATAGTAATCCAAATAGAATTGAAATAAGCGGATTAAAGCATTTAATAGAGCCTTTACAATCATTCATAAATAGGGAAGTTCGACAATATAGTGAAACATTTTATGCAAAATGTACAGCTTTAAGCTATAAGGTTGATGAAGAAAAAATTAAGAAAGCAAGCTTTTTACATCCGTCAGAATATATCGAAAATATAGAGATGTTAACCGCAATTCCTGAATTTGCAACGGGTAATTTTAGCGTTGCAACGAGAGAGCGCGCTGAACAGTACAAAACAGGAAGAACTTATATTGTACGTAACGAACAAGGAATGATGGTTGCATCAGCATCTTCAACAGCGGAAAATTCCCAGTCTGCCATGATCGTTGGTGTTGGAACAAGACCTAAATTTGAACGTAGAGGATTTGCAACATTATGTATGGAAAAGCTTTGTAGTGAATTATTAGCAGAAGGGAAATCGCTGTGTTTATTTTACAATAATCCAGCAGCAGGAAATATATATAAGCGTTTAGGCTTTAAAGATATTGGATTATGGACAATGATTCGCTATGAGTCATTATAA
- a CDS encoding DinB family protein: MFITIDHFLKSWEYESEATQKLLNNLTDDSLKQEITSQNWTLGRIAWHTVSSIRIIASNTNLTFEAPTKDWPVPDSAQFIADSYQQASHSFIQSLKTQWSDKNLEECIDFLGDKIPNGALLLFLIQHQNHHRGQMTVLMRQARLTVPGIYGPSKEEWANFGMEAPKM; encoded by the coding sequence ATGTTCATAACCATAGACCATTTTTTAAAATCTTGGGAATATGAATCAGAGGCTACCCAGAAATTGCTAAATAATTTAACTGATGACTCACTTAAACAGGAAATTACTTCACAGAATTGGACTTTAGGACGTATAGCTTGGCACACCGTTTCTTCCATTCGCATAATTGCCTCAAATACAAATTTAACGTTTGAGGCCCCAACAAAAGATTGGCCCGTTCCTGATTCGGCTCAGTTTATAGCAGACAGCTACCAGCAAGCCAGTCATTCATTTATACAGTCATTAAAAACTCAATGGAGCGATAAAAACTTAGAAGAATGTATAGACTTTTTAGGTGACAAAATTCCAAATGGGGCCCTTTTGTTGTTTTTGATTCAGCATCAAAACCACCATCGTGGACAAATGACGGTTCTAATGCGACAAGCAAGATTAACCGTTCCAGGTATTTATGGCCCGTCAAAAGAGGAATGGGCTAATTTTGGTATGGAAGCTCCAAAAATGTAA
- a CDS encoding AzlD domain-containing protein: MSVNPTVLFVIIGCAIVTLIPRVAPFLIVRTVKLPKPVMKWLSFIPVCILSALVVGSVIEREPGQFPSLNIEILITLLPTLLLAIWTKSLLVTVIAGVVLMAFVRTLM; encoded by the coding sequence ATGAGTGTAAATCCAACTGTCTTATTTGTCATTATTGGTTGTGCCATTGTAACATTGATTCCTCGGGTAGCCCCTTTTCTAATTGTTAGAACTGTAAAGCTTCCTAAGCCGGTGATGAAATGGTTATCTTTTATTCCTGTTTGTATTTTAAGTGCCCTTGTTGTTGGAAGTGTCATTGAAAGAGAACCAGGTCAGTTTCCTAGTTTGAACATAGAAATACTGATTACGTTACTACCGACTCTTCTCTTAGCTATTTGGACGAAAAGCCTATTGGTGACCGTTATTGCTGGGGTGGTGTTGATGGCTTTCGTTCGGACATTGATGTAA
- a CDS encoding YozQ family protein has product MKQKKERGMGSRLMNEEEAIQSVQQAENGVDITREQISDVYNEGTVDQERER; this is encoded by the coding sequence ATGAAACAGAAAAAAGAGCGGGGCATGGGATCTAGACTAATGAATGAAGAAGAAGCAATTCAATCTGTACAACAAGCAGAAAACGGGGTGGATATTACAAGAGAACAAATAAGTGATGTCTATAACGAAGGAACGGTTGATCAGGAGCGAGAACGCTAA
- a CDS encoding VOC family protein has translation MIIGLHHVQITIPKGAEEKGKHFYCNVLGLAEIEKPDSLKRRGGFWLQVGDKEVHVGTEDDFDRLKTKAHLAYQVEDVSYWRRVLEENNIKIIKSVPIPNFERFEFRDPFGNRVEIIKEI, from the coding sequence ATGATCATTGGCTTACATCACGTTCAGATCACTATACCAAAGGGTGCGGAAGAAAAAGGGAAACATTTTTATTGTAATGTACTAGGGTTAGCAGAGATTGAAAAGCCAGATTCACTTAAAAGACGTGGAGGCTTTTGGTTACAAGTTGGCGATAAAGAAGTGCATGTAGGAACAGAAGATGACTTTGATCGGTTAAAAACAAAAGCTCATTTAGCCTATCAAGTAGAAGATGTGTCATATTGGAGAAGAGTTTTAGAGGAAAATAATATAAAAATAATAAAGTCAGTACCAATTCCAAATTTTGAACGTTTTGAATTTAGAGATCCATTTGGTAATAGAGTAGAGATTATTAAAGAAATTTAA
- a CDS encoding TetR/AcrR family transcriptional regulator gives MPRKAVEKELTREMIMEAARDLFVENGYQHTSMRQIAKKLNYSHGAIYYHFKNKAELFFALVKANFSKLNEMLEGVMASPLSSDEKLEKVLLGFIEYGMNNQSDYEIMFLIKDEELKSYTENAPDVSYERFAAVITELCPGQITLKETWLLFLSLHGFVTMYCRSGQTMTDVRELADAHVQFLLKGIQSN, from the coding sequence ATGCCAAGAAAAGCCGTAGAGAAGGAACTAACACGAGAAATGATTATGGAGGCCGCTAGAGATTTATTTGTAGAAAATGGCTACCAGCATACTTCTATGCGCCAAATTGCGAAAAAATTAAATTATAGTCATGGAGCGATCTATTATCATTTTAAAAACAAAGCAGAATTATTTTTTGCCCTAGTGAAAGCCAATTTTTCTAAATTGAACGAAATGCTTGAAGGTGTTATGGCTTCTCCGCTTTCTTCAGATGAAAAGCTAGAAAAAGTGCTGCTTGGTTTTATTGAGTATGGAATGAACAATCAAAGTGATTATGAAATCATGTTTTTGATTAAAGATGAAGAGTTAAAGAGCTACACAGAAAACGCACCCGATGTCAGTTATGAGCGGTTTGCTGCTGTTATTACGGAACTATGCCCTGGACAAATCACACTTAAAGAAACTTGGCTGCTGTTTCTTAGTCTTCATGGATTTGTGACGATGTATTGCCGCAGCGGACAAACAATGACTGATGTACGAGAGCTAGCCGATGCTCATGTGCAATTTTTATTAAAAGGAATCCAGTCAAACTAA
- a CDS encoding autorepressor SdpR family transcription factor produces MNALFKALSDENRRKILDLLRNGDLTAGDIANHFEMSKPGVSQHLSVLKNAELVYSIKKGQYVYYSLNSTVFQDVLKWILQFNSNSKGEDL; encoded by the coding sequence ATAAATGCACTATTTAAAGCTTTATCTGATGAAAATAGAAGAAAAATATTAGATCTTTTAAGAAATGGCGATTTGACTGCTGGAGATATTGCTAATCATTTTGAAATGAGTAAACCAGGAGTGTCTCAGCACTTATCTGTTTTAAAAAATGCTGAATTAGTGTATTCCATAAAAAAGGGGCAATATGTGTACTATTCATTAAATTCAACTGTTTTTCAGGATGTTTTGAAGTGGATTCTTCAGTTTAATTCAAACTCAAAGGGGGAGGATTTATGA
- the trhA gene encoding PAQR family membrane homeostasis protein TrhA, producing MANTHIFTRGEEIANSITHGIGAVLSIAGLTLLLVFSIFFGNVWHVVSFTVFGITMLMLYLSSTLVHSFPKGKVKDLFEIFDHASIYFFIAGTYTPFLFLAVKGTLGWTLFAAVWGLAIVGTVFKCFYVKRFLKTSTLLYVVMGWLIVFAWDTLVQNISTTSLVLLVTGGILYTVGAIFYVWRGFKFHHMVWHLFVLAGSVAHFFSVLYLLPSH from the coding sequence ATGGCAAATACTCATATTTTTACCCGTGGTGAGGAGATTGCTAATTCGATTACTCATGGGATTGGAGCCGTTCTTAGTATTGCCGGATTAACATTATTATTAGTTTTTTCGATTTTCTTTGGGAACGTGTGGCATGTCGTCAGCTTTACGGTTTTTGGAATTACGATGCTGATGCTTTATTTGTCCTCTACGTTAGTACACAGTTTTCCTAAAGGAAAAGTGAAAGATTTATTTGAGATTTTTGATCATGCATCGATTTACTTTTTCATTGCTGGGACGTATACCCCCTTTCTATTTCTAGCAGTCAAAGGAACGCTTGGCTGGACGTTGTTTGCCGCGGTATGGGGGTTAGCTATTGTCGGTACAGTGTTTAAATGCTTTTATGTGAAAAGATTTTTGAAAACCTCGACCCTTTTATATGTAGTCATGGGTTGGTTGATTGTATTTGCTTGGGATACATTGGTACAAAACATTTCAACGACTAGTTTAGTGCTACTCGTCACCGGGGGCATTTTATATACGGTCGGCGCGATTTTCTATGTATGGAGAGGTTTTAAATTTCATCATATGGTGTGGCATTTGTTTGTCTTAGCTGGAAGTGTCGCTCATTTCTTTTCTGTGCTTTATTTATTGCCAAGTCACTAA
- a CDS encoding DUF2935 domain-containing protein, whose translation MQFYYGPQMPLRILDEAEFWKHQEEEHTVVIRELLPDLEKEYVEALKKWEASLSKTHQKIVSMIEALNRSSSYIPAVLYQEVLKLTEFCLKQSEQFIELCRQIKENSAAVQKNPVAKTVINHIIRESEYFIGIAKALLSV comes from the coding sequence ATGCAGTTTTATTATGGCCCTCAAATGCCTTTGCGAATATTGGATGAAGCTGAATTTTGGAAACATCAAGAAGAAGAACATACTGTAGTAATTCGAGAACTATTGCCTGATTTAGAAAAAGAATATGTAGAGGCTTTAAAGAAATGGGAGGCGTCTTTATCAAAAACACATCAAAAGATCGTTAGTATGATTGAAGCGCTCAACCGTTCAAGCAGTTATATTCCAGCTGTCCTATATCAAGAAGTATTAAAACTAACCGAGTTTTGTCTAAAGCAAAGCGAACAATTTATTGAACTGTGCCGACAAATTAAAGAGAACAGTGCAGCTGTTCAAAAAAATCCTGTAGCCAAAACGGTCATTAATCATATCATCCGCGAATCCGAATACTTTATCGGCATCGCTAAAGCATTACTTTCTGTATGA
- a CDS encoding SDR family NAD(P)-dependent oxidoreductase, which translates to MKKALVLGASGGMGYPIVKELNREGVQTIAFARTKAKMETLFAAMSNVKVITGDIFQLSDLIRASEGVDIIYHAANIPYSMWQEKLSIMTQNILDAAKINQCKLAIVDNIYAYGQNHDRKVNEAASKQPHTKKGRIRLQMEELITRSEVPAVRAHFPDFYGPNATNTVMHTTLQNIIKNKKAMYVGDMSKQREFIYTPDGAKALIELSRHESAYGRCWNIPGAGTISGHELLKILEKITGNSHSFLQVNKGMIRLLSLFSKEMREVIEMMYLYEKPVILSGETYEKEIGPLPQTPYAQGLTETINFMKK; encoded by the coding sequence ATGAAAAAAGCATTAGTATTAGGAGCTTCAGGCGGAATGGGTTATCCAATTGTGAAAGAACTTAATAGAGAAGGGGTCCAAACGATTGCCTTTGCTAGAACAAAGGCAAAAATGGAGACATTATTTGCGGCTATGTCCAATGTAAAAGTAATAACAGGAGATATATTTCAACTTAGTGATTTGATAAGGGCTTCTGAAGGAGTCGATATCATTTACCACGCAGCAAATATCCCTTATTCTATGTGGCAAGAAAAGCTCTCGATCATGACACAAAATATCCTCGATGCCGCAAAGATCAATCAATGTAAATTGGCTATTGTCGATAATATTTATGCTTACGGGCAAAATCATGATCGAAAGGTGAATGAAGCGGCTTCTAAACAACCTCATACAAAAAAAGGGCGCATCCGCTTACAAATGGAAGAACTCATCACTCGATCTGAAGTGCCGGCTGTTCGCGCTCATTTTCCTGACTTTTATGGACCAAACGCGACAAACACCGTGATGCATACAACTTTACAAAATATCATAAAGAACAAAAAAGCTATGTATGTGGGCGATATGTCTAAACAACGTGAATTTATTTATACACCAGATGGAGCAAAAGCGCTCATTGAATTATCGCGCCATGAATCTGCCTACGGAAGATGCTGGAACATTCCTGGAGCAGGGACGATCAGCGGTCATGAATTACTAAAAATTTTAGAAAAGATTACAGGAAATTCTCATTCTTTTCTTCAAGTAAATAAAGGGATGATCCGCTTGCTTTCACTATTTAGCAAAGAAATGAGAGAAGTGATTGAAATGATGTATTTGTATGAAAAGCCAGTCATTCTTTCTGGAGAAACATATGAAAAAGAAATTGGTCCACTGCCGCAAACGCCTTATGCTCAAGGTCTAACAGAAACGATAAATTTTATGAAAAAGTGA
- the guaC gene encoding GMP reductase, which yields MENVFDYEDIQLIPTKCVVNSRSECDTTVTLGGRQFKLPVVPANMQTIIDEKIALYLAENNYFYIMHRFEPEKRRSFVEDMQAKGFYASISVGVKEEEYQFIEELAKAELTPEFITIDIAHGHSNAVINMIQHIKKHLPDSFVIAGNVGTPEAVRELENAGADATKVGIGPGKVCITKIKTGFGTGGWQLAALRWCAKAASKPIIADGGIRTHGDIAKSIRFGASMVMIGSLFAGHKESPGETIEKDGKFVKEYFGSASEYQKGEKKNVEGKKMYVEHKGSLQDTLTEMEQDLQSSISYAGGTTLDSIRHVDYVIVKNSIFNGDKVY from the coding sequence ATGGAAAATGTATTTGATTATGAAGATATTCAGTTAATTCCTACTAAATGTGTGGTTAACAGCCGTTCTGAGTGTGATACCACTGTGACACTAGGAGGTCGTCAATTTAAACTTCCTGTTGTGCCAGCCAATATGCAAACAATCATTGATGAAAAGATAGCCCTTTATCTTGCTGAAAATAATTATTTTTATATTATGCATCGCTTTGAGCCAGAAAAACGGCGGTCATTTGTAGAGGATATGCAGGCAAAAGGTTTCTACGCTTCAATTAGTGTTGGAGTGAAAGAAGAAGAATATCAATTCATTGAAGAGCTTGCAAAGGCAGAGCTTACCCCTGAATTCATAACGATCGATATTGCACATGGTCATTCAAATGCTGTCATTAATATGATTCAGCATATTAAAAAACACCTACCCGATAGCTTTGTCATTGCTGGTAATGTTGGTACTCCTGAAGCTGTGCGAGAACTGGAGAATGCCGGTGCTGATGCGACAAAAGTTGGGATTGGTCCTGGTAAAGTATGTATCACAAAAATTAAAACAGGATTCGGGACTGGAGGCTGGCAGTTGGCAGCACTTCGTTGGTGTGCAAAAGCAGCAAGTAAACCGATTATTGCTGATGGTGGAATACGGACACACGGTGATATAGCCAAATCAATCCGTTTCGGTGCATCGATGGTCATGATTGGCTCCCTTTTTGCCGGACATAAAGAATCACCAGGAGAAACCATCGAAAAAGATGGAAAGTTTGTTAAAGAATATTTTGGCTCTGCTTCTGAATATCAAAAAGGTGAAAAGAAGAACGTAGAAGGTAAGAAAATGTACGTTGAGCATAAAGGTTCCTTACAGGATACGTTAACTGAAATGGAACAAGATCTTCAATCTTCTATTTCATATGCTGGCGGAACCACTTTAGACTCCATTCGTCACGTAGATTATGTTATTGTTAAAAACTCTATTTTTAATGGTGATAAAGTATATTAA
- a CDS encoding XRE family transcriptional regulator produces the protein MDSLQHLIGKNFADIRKKRRLSLDQTAELTGVSKGMLAQIEKGNTNPTVTTLWKIANGLNVSFSAFMKEEAAQITQIKKDELQPLVDDQGNYLVYSLFPFHPDKQFEIFFVELKPGFTHEADEHNPTSEEYVLVSEGHLTMEIRGEDYSLHKGEALHFQAKDKHLYKNMTKEMTTFFVVISYSE, from the coding sequence ATGGATTCTCTACAACATTTAATCGGAAAAAACTTTGCAGATATTCGAAAGAAGAGAAGATTAAGCTTAGATCAAACTGCAGAATTAACAGGGGTCAGTAAAGGAATGCTTGCACAAATCGAAAAAGGCAACACCAATCCTACTGTGACGACGCTCTGGAAAATAGCGAATGGACTCAATGTTTCGTTTTCTGCTTTTATGAAAGAAGAAGCGGCACAAATTACTCAAATCAAGAAAGACGAGCTACAACCACTCGTAGATGATCAAGGAAATTATCTCGTCTACTCACTTTTCCCTTTTCATCCTGATAAGCAATTCGAAATCTTTTTTGTTGAACTAAAGCCAGGGTTTACCCATGAAGCAGACGAGCATAACCCTACGAGTGAAGAATATGTTTTAGTGAGCGAAGGCCATTTGACGATGGAAATAAGGGGAGAGGACTATTCCTTGCATAAAGGGGAAGCTCTGCATTTTCAGGCCAAAGACAAGCATTTGTATAAAAACATGACCAAGGAAATGACGACTTTTTTTGTTGTGATTTCCTATTCGGAATAA